Proteins encoded together in one Eublepharis macularius isolate TG4126 chromosome 2, MPM_Emac_v1.0, whole genome shotgun sequence window:
- the LOC129324737 gene encoding fibrinogen-like protein 1-like protein, giving the protein MNLKHSVGCILLLFVQCRLQTRAEEVLELANSHMLSPGDYMKLININTKGTKYPRDCSEIFKWSEQSSKDGIYIIQPAKEPIGVFCDMQDGGWTVIQHITANSSVDFDRTWQDYKYGFGSLNDNYWLGNEYMHQLTNSPRPYILRVKLVDLNAEIKLGEYEPFLIEDEASQYRIRLGLYKGSAADALTQDTEAYLHDNQKFTTKDKDNDNYFQNCAKLEHNGIPGGGWWYDACAGANLNRRNVIYWQKDCNKEQMCKYAWMMVRPADYSQDHSMACPAQKNEL; this is encoded by the exons atgaatttgaaaCATTCAGTGGGGTGTATTCTACTGCTGTTTGTTCAGTGCAGACTACAGACACGTGCAGAAGAGGTCCTTGAACTTGCCAATTCTCACATGCTTTCACCAGGGGACTATATGAAGCTGATTAACATTAATACAAAAG GCACCAAGTATCCTCGGGACTGCAGTGAAATTTTTAAGTGGTCTGAACAGAGTTCCAAAGATGGCATTTACATCATTCAGCCAGCAAAAGAGCCCATAGGTGTGTTCTGTGATATGCAAGATGGTGGTTGGACAGTGATTCAGCACATTACTGCTAATAGTAGTGTGGATTTTGATAGGACCTGGCAAGACTACAAATATGGATTTGGCTCACTTAATGACAACTACTGGTTAGGGAATGAATATATGCACCAGTTAACCAATTCTCCGAGACCATATATACTTAGGGTTAAACTTGTAGACCTAAATGCTGAAATCAAATTGGGGGAGTATGAGCCATTTCTCATTGAGGATGAAGCATCTCAATACAGGATCAGGCTTGGCTTGTATAAAGGCAGCGCTGCTGATGCTCTGACTCAGGATACAGAAGCCTATCTTCATGACAACCAGAAGTTCACTACAAAAGACAAAGACAATGACAACTACTTTCAAAACTGTGCCAAACTGGAGCACAATGGTATTCCTGGTGGAGGCTGGTGGTACGATGCGTGTGCTGGAGCAAATCTAAACCGCAGGAACGTTATATATTGGCAGAAGGACTGCAACAAAGAGCAAATGTGTAAATATGCCTGGATGATGGTCAGGCCAGCAGATTACAGCCAGGACCATTCTATGGCTTGTCCTGCTCAGAAAAATGAGCTGTAA
- the CHRM5 gene encoding muscarinic acetylcholine receptor M5, producing MEEKIYNNSTNGTAANHKHLEGHSLWEVITIATVTAILSLITIVGNVLVMISFKVNSQLKTVNNYYLLSLACADLIIGVFSMNLYTSYILIGYWSLGSLACDLWLALDYVASNASVMNLLVISFDRYFSITRPLTYRAKRTPRRAGIMIGLAWLISFVLWAPVILCWQYFVGERTVPPGECQIQFLYEPIVTFGTAIAAFYIPVSVMTILYCRIYKETEKRTKDLAELQGSNSVAEFEMIKPQKALLKSCFSCKQQNLVKRERCQASWSSSSRSTSATAKVSQIQNTCNDWSKVDQLTTCSSYASSEEEDKHTSDSVFQVAYKTPVNGNNDEHKEEKREAFINDQPRETDYETQKYFLTPTKGHVQKSNKCIAYKFRLVVKADGTPETNNGCRKVKISPCSASLSKDPSIKSMDPNINNQLTKRKRMVLIKERKAAQTLSAILLAFIITWTPYNIMVLVSTFCSDCIPPTLWHLGYWLCYVNSTVNPICYALCNKTFRKTFKLLLFCQWKKKKMEEKLYWQGNTKLP from the coding sequence atggaagaaaaaatatataacaatTCAACCAATGGTACAGCTGCTAACCACAAACATTTAGAAGGACATAGTCTTTGGGAAGTAATTACCATTGCTACTGTAACAGCCATTTTAAGTTTAATAACCATCGTGGGGAATGTTCTTGTGATGATATCCTTCAAAGTCAACAGCCAACTCAAGACAGTAAACAATTACTATTTACTCAGTCTTGCTTGTGCAGACCTTATCATTGGAGTATTTTCTATGAATCTTTATACATCCTACATATTAATAGGTTACTGGTCTCTTGGAAGTCTGGCATGTGACTTGTGGCTAGCTCTGGATTATGTAGCTAGCAATGCCTCAGTAATGAATTTACTAGTTATCAGCTTTGACCGTTATTTTTCTATTACAAGACCATTGACCTACAGGGCTAAACGCACACCCAGAAGGGCTGGCATTATGATTGGTCTAGCTTGGTTAATTTCCTTTGTCCTGTGGGCACCAGTAATCTTATGCTGGCAGTACTTTGTAGGGGAACGAACAGTTCCACCCGGAGAATGCCAGATACAATTTTTGTATGAACCCATTGTTACCTTTGGTACTGCAATTGCTGCATTCTATATCCCAGTTTCAGTGATGACAATTTTGTATTGCCGTATTTATAAGGAGACTGAAAAACGCACCAAGGACCTAGCTGAACTTCAAGGCTCCAATTCAGTAGCCGAATTTGAAATGATCAAGCCTCAGAAAGCTCTGCTAAAGTCCTGCTTCAGTTGCAAGCAACAAAATTTGGTCAAAAGGGAAAGATGCCAGGCTTCATGGTCATCATCTAGCCGAAGTACTTCTGCAACAGCAAAAGTGTCTCAGATCCAAAATACTTGTAATGACTGGTCTAAGGTGGACCAGCTAACCACCTGCAGCAGCTATGCATCTTCAGAAGAGGAGGATAAACACACCTCTGATTCTGTCTTTCAAGTAGCTTATAAGACCCCAGTAAATGGCAACAATGATGAGCataaagaggagaaaagagaagCTTTTATCAATGACCAGCCTAGGGAAACAGACTATGAAACCCAGAAATACTTTCTAACGCCAACCAAAGGCCATGTTCAAAAGAGTAACAAATGTATAGCTTATAAGTTCCGCTTGGTGGTTAAAGCTGATGGTACCCCAGAAACCAACAATGGCTGCCGAAAAGTAAAAATCTCTCCTTGTTCTGCTTCTTTATCCAAGGATCCTTCCATCAAAAGCATGGATCCCAATATAAACAATCAACTtactaaaagaaaaagaatggtTCTTATAAAGGAACGTAAAGCAGCCCAGACTTTAAGTGCCATTCTTCTAGCTTTCATAATCACTTGGACGCCCTACAATATAATGGTTTTGGTCTCCACATTCTGCTCAGATTGTATTCCTCCAACATTGTGGCACCTTGGCTATTGGTTATGCTATGTGAATAGTACCGTTAATCCAATCTGTTATGCGCTCTGTAACAAAACTTTCAGAAAAACCTTTAAACTGTTGCTCTTTTGTcagtggaagaaaaagaaaatggaagaaaaattaTACTGGCAGGGTAATACAAAGCTgccttaa